GTTTAGTATCTCTTAGCCTAACCTTCTGTGTTGACTCTTCTGATGTAACTAACAAGGAAAGAAATTAGATCGGAAAGTATTTCAAGAAATCCCGTCACCCAGCTTTTGCCATCAAGCTTTACAGACTGAGCAACTTACTTAACTCTCTGGGTCTTTAGCCTCATCTGGAGTTTTTCATCTCCAAGCTTTCTTCCAACTTTTTACATTACAAGGCTTTTCTATTACAGATTTTCTTCTGAAACTCAGTGAGCTTTGAAGACAATTGTAAGAATGTATTTTTAGGATTAAGTGTGTAGcttcttttgtgacatctttggacAATATTCATTTGCCTTTGTGAGTTTTGAGGTGGTGAATCATTTTTGACTTTATCTTTTACGTAAGGTAGGAGGAAGTTAGTGGTACATAGCATTCACATTTTGAAGGAGCAttctagaagaaagaaagaaaacacagttaACAATATTAGTAACGAAACAACTGAAATCACTTACAGATCCTACAGATGTTAAAAGAATAACTAGGGAATTTTATAAACAGTTTTATTCCAATAAGTTCTACACGTTGGATGAAAcaagacaaattccttgaaaaaacgAATACAGGCAGACCTCTTTTCATTGTACTTCATTTTAtcgtgcttcacagatactgttttttgtcttttggctttttaaaaatttttaaacaaactggaggtttgtggcaaccctgtatAAAGCAAGTGTATTGATACCATTGTTCCAGCAGCACTTGCTCACTTTGCGGCTgtttgtcacattttggtaattctcgcgatatttcaaactttttcactattgttatcatatttgttatggtgatctgtgatcagtgatctttgatgtttctgttacgacttgctgaaggctcaggtgataGCATTTTTagcataatttattaaatttagcataatttaatttacctttaaattaaggtatgtacatttttttttagacaatgCTGTTGCATAcgtaatagactacagtatagtgtaaacataacttttatacacattgggaaactaaaaaattcatgtgacttgctatTTTGCAGTGGTCTAGAACCAAACCTGTGATATCTTCAAGGTATGCCTGTTCCTAAAACTGActcaaaaggaaatagaaaatcttaatagcattatatctattaatgaaattgaattctttctcacaaagaaaactccagggcCCAGATGGCTTTACTGGTAAATTCTAGCAGACATTTAATGGAAAAACATAAAGAATCCTTCAAAAAATAGAAGCTAGTGTTATACTGATAGCAATACCAAAGACACAGAAAACTGTAGACCAGTATTCACCATGAACATATGTGTAAAAATCCTTAAATATTTGTAAGTCAAATCCAGCAATATGTAAAAAGGACAATAAAGCATggtcaagtggagtttatcccaggagtaTGATTTTatctagaaatatcaattaatgtaattcactaTTGAcgtaataaaagagaaaaaacatctCAATAGTTGTAGCAAAGTATTTGTTTGACAGAGTTCAGTAGCCATTCATGATAAATAGTTTTggcaaattaggaatagaagggaactatatcaacctgataaagggcacctaccaaaaacctatagctaacatcatacttatttaatgatgaaagactgaatgctttccatggggaaaaaagtagtTTTTCACTCTGACCAGTTGTAGTCAAAAttgtactagaagttctagccagtaCGTTAAGTCCAGTAGAGGAAATGTAATacattcagattggaaaggaaggagtaaagTTGTCTTTATTCTCAGATGACATGGTTGTGTATGTAGTAAATCCTGTTCCTAGAAATAAGAAGGGAACTTATTAGCAAGATTGTAGGATACAAGGGCAATATACAAAAAGCAGTGGAATCTCTCTATAGCAGCGGtgaacaattgaaaaaaaaatgaaattgacaaaaataccatttataatagaataaaaacattGGGATATTCAAGTGTAAATTTAACCAAATATATGTAAGATCTATACACCGAACTATGAAACATCACTGAGAGAAACTTaaaaagacctaagtaaatggaggGAGGTACCatattcatagattggaagactttGATACTGTTAAGGTGTATCAGTTCTACTCagattgatctgtagattcaagaCAATCCCAATTCATTTTCAGCAGGgttttaataaaaattaccaaATAATTGTTAATTCTATAAGGGAAAACCCAGGTCTTAGAAGAGCTggcacaattttgaaaaagaacaacaaagtgtGAGGACAGTGTTCCCTGGTTTAAAGACTAAAACATAAAactgtggtattggcataagataaataaatcagtggaacagagtaGAGGGTATAAACCCATGTGTGTTTtcgattgatttttttttaaataacaagtcTTTTATTCaggtatactttaaaaaaaatttttttttaatttaattatttatttttggctgcgttgggccttcattgtcgcgagcgggggctactcttcgttgcagtgcacaggcttctcattgcggtggcttctcttgttgcggagcacggaccctaggcgcgcgggcttcagtagctgtggcacacgagctctagagcgcaggctcagtagctgtggcgcatgtgtttagttgctccacagcttgtgggatcttcccagaccagggcttgaacccgtgtcccctgcattggcaggcggattcttaaccactgcaccaccagggcagtccattgattgatttaaaaaaatttttttaattggatatttGACgtgtaacattgtgtaaatttaaggtatacaacatgttaCTTTATAcagttaattgatttttgacaaaaacaTCAAAGATACCATTGTAAGGGGAGCCTTTTGaacaaaatagctggaataaaaGTTTACCCTTACTTATGTACAAGAAACATGGGtcataaatttaaacataaaagccacaactatggaacttctagaagaaaacatcagagaaaatcttcatgaccagCATAGGCAAggatttttagtttatttgtaaaacatgaatcataaaagaaaaaaatgggtttcATCAAAATTGAAGGTTTTTGCTCCTTAAAGGCAGCTTATACGCTGGGAGAAGATACTTGAAATGCCTACACCTGACAAAGGACTTGCACCAATCAGTATAAAGAGAGAATCACACAACTCTTTAAAGACAGCCCACCTTTTAAAAGGGTAAAATATTTGAAGTCACTTAAATGAAGATACATCAGCTGCCAATAATCccatgaaaaagatgctcaagataattaatccttagagaaatgcagGTTAAAACTATAATCGCATACTGCTGCCACCCAGCAGAGTGGCTAAACTTAGAAAGACTCACAATTTCACGAGTTGGCAAGGAGGTAGAGCTCCTGGAATTCTCAGGTATTGccagtgggagtgtaaaatggtacaccaCCTTGGAAAACTTTTTAACAGTTTCTGAAAGTCAAATGTATgcttaccctatgacccagcaattccaggaAAACATTTGTTTACAAAAAGACTTAAGTATAATAGTCTTAGAATCTTTATCCCTAATAGTCCCAAACAGGAAACAGTCGGAATGTCTGTTAGCAGATGAATGCGTAAACTGACTGTAGTGCAGCCATACAATGGACTATGTATACACACTACTgcgccataaaaaggaagaaactactgACGTATGAAACAACTTGGATTAATGTCAAAAACTTCATGAGAAAAGGAAGATGGACACAAGAGTACGTATCTATGAtcccatttatgtgaaattctagACAGAATTTAGTTACAGAaagcagaacagtggttgcctagggttgtggtggggagggggtgcggTGTGTTTGTGATTGACTGGAAAGGAACCGAGGAAACATCTTGGGATGATAGAAATGTGCTTCTTTTGTCTTGATTGCAGTGCTGCTTACGTAGGTGTATACGTTTGTCAGAACCTGTAgaactatatatttaataatgCGGTTTTGGAATATCAGCTATTTCCCAAAGTtggtttaaaatttcttcttagcGTTTTGATTACAACTTGATAATTCTTTTATTGGTGCTGATGTGTAGCTCTTGTATATTtgataattaataattttttaagtgtgtAATAACTTTAATCTAGAAACACCAAAAGCATGTGTTGCCTCTTGCATTAGAAAATTAATGATATACCTCTAGAATCTAGACCTTTTAAAGTGGATGAGTTTTTCATTTGTAAGGAAAAGACACAGCACAAATATGTCCATTTTTCATAATATGCCTTTTTGATTCTCTTTCAATATTAATAGGGAGCTTTCTTTGCTTTGTTCTGTTAAAGTATTCTGTGCAGAATATAAATATTAGACTGCTAGTCTAATCACAAGGTTGTTATAAAATTAGGCGGTTTTTTGGAGCTGCTTATGAAGGTTTTATCTGCGCCCCCTGGtggttttgatttcttatttgGGGTAACATTGGAAATACAGTCATTACTTTTGTAGAAGATGAATTTTACagactttaaaacttttaaattaatcttTATGTTGAAAAACTACCCAATAGCTTCTATTGACAACACTATAAGGCTTTATTCTTggggtagtctttttttttttaaatagctactttctttcttttctttcttttctttctttctttctttgttgggtcttcgtttcctgcgagggctttctctagttgcggcaagcgggggccactcttcatcgcggtgcgcgggcctctcactatcgcggcccctcccattgcggggcacaggctccagacgcataggctcagtagttgtggctcacgggcccagccgctccgcggcatgtgggatcttcccacaccagggttcgaactcgtgtcccctgcattaacaggcagattctcaaccactgcgccaccagggaagccctcttggggTAGTCTTTACAAGGTTATTCAGTACATGTTTCTCGGGACttctggtggcatagtggttaagaatccgcctgccaatgcaggggacacgggttcgagccctggtccgggaagatcccacatgctgtgcagcagctaagcccatgcgccacaactactgagcttgcgctctagagcccacgagccacaactactgagcccgcgcaccacaaatgctgaagcccgcgcacctagagcctgtgctctgcaacaagagtagcccccgctcgccgcaactagagaaagcccacacgtgcagcaacgaagacccaatgcagccagaaataaaaataaattaaaaaaaaaaaacacatgtttCTCCATAGGTAATTTTATCATATCTGATGGCTCTTTCCACAGTACCTCTAAGATCCCATATTAGGGATCTATAGTTTTCATTCTATAGTATAGTTCTAAATATCCTGCCATACAAACGAGATAGGGGCATATGTTCTTAGAAATACATAGTCAGGATGAGACTGGAACATTTTATGgtgccagaaaataaggaaatgctcAAATTGGGGATTGTTGAAAAGTCACACAGGAGCCAACTAGAGGTAGTACctaaagaacaaagctggaataATTTGGTTAACAGGTAATGACATTGGATTTTAACCCATAAGATAAAGTAAGTACCCATGAATCCATGCTGATACGAATAAttgaataaagaaacaaatagggAAAGGGgacaggtttgttttgttttgttttttgacaggAACAGTCCAGTTAAtaatgagggaaaaagaaaatcattattaGGCAATACCACAGTAATAAAATTTTGCAAACAAGACCTACCTAGATGATGCTCAAATTAGAGTTTGAGGAGAAAGTAGGATATTTGAATAGTCTCAGAGTATTCCCccccaatattttttaatacagagGGAAAGATAGTAGATTTATAGTGGAGACATCTGGCAGAAACCACCTTGGCCAAGTGATCAAAATTAGCATCACTAGTGAAAAGACATGTTGACATCATGAACCCCTTGATAAcgatgcactgagaaggacatATCATTTCTATGGTATTCTTGCCCCAAAGGATTCTAATCATGAAAAAACATCAGCAACTCACTCTGAGGGATATTTTACAAAATACTGGATCAGAAGTTTCAAAGTCatgaaacacaaggaaaaaattgAGAGTTGTTACAAATTGGAGGAGACTtaaggaaaaatttcaaaaatgttacaaaaataatagaGTTTCCAAATATCACTCACCCAAGCTTCCTCTGATGTTAACATCTCACAGACTTAAAGTGCAATTATCATtatcaaaatcaagaaattaacatTCTTACAATACTGTTAAACTATATATTTTAGTGAAAAAGGAAATTGTGACActggaaagtttttcttttccaggattctattcaggatcccacattgcatttagttgtttctTTGAAGATAGTATTATCACTAGGAGGATTTGATAAgacttgctttattttgttttaaattgttaatGGACTAATaggtaataaattatttataaagtgGCTATTAAAAGAATTTCCTGAAGGAGTAGTCTTGTTGCTACTTATTACTGTTTTACAAATTTGGGGAATTGGCTAAAATTTgaggaaagtttatttttctaccattctgcttatttcttttccttttcattctgagAAACCTCAAAATCACCTAACAGTGGAGTAGcagcttggtgtgtgtgtgtatagtaatAACAGTGCTTGACGAGTCAGAGGCCTACATCTCTTTGCTACTGTTGGGAAtcttgtacattctttttttctaaatgatgaaaaatatatgtataataaagaGAGATGGTTAatgtttcttcatctgagaagatgatgaatgaataagcaaccTTTCTATCGCTATTAATATTATATACTCTCTAGCGTTAATATGTCCAgttggaaatatttatttaaatttactgtAGCAACATGAGCTCTCTAAAAGCaacttcttaattattttatgtggTAATATTAATAAGATTCTTGAAATCACTTGTTAAAATAGGTAACCATCTAGATTTCACATTTATTCCTGAGTATATTCAAGGGTGCAGTGATCTGGGTATGGTCTCAACAATTTAATTTGCTGTTTCCCATGTAAACATTCCATAGTAATacctatattattataatatatacctATATTATAAACTCAGACTAAAATATCTAAGTTTTTAATGTCTTAAATTTTAgagacatacatatatgtatgactATAAGATTAACCATTACAATACTTtgtataatataatgtaaattgAATATGTAGGCACTTCCAACTACTAAAAAAGATAGTCCTCCCAAAGGTATCCTTacaaaaagtggaaaaataacATGAGTGTCAGCTTGGCAAAACATATGAAAAACAGTATCTCTGAGTCACAAGATGAGTCAAAAGggtgaggtttgtttgtttttccttgttcatttgttttaaggGAGTATGATCCCAAGTAGCggaaaaaaatctttgatgaAAGTTGGTGCCAAAAGTTGGAATTCTTTATATTTAGCTTGTACGAAGTGCAGAGCTGAAGCATTTAATGGTGCTGCCAAGGTGGGTTTGATCTGTTTTAAAGATCTGTGCCTGATTTTTAGGATAttggtaataactgtaaatggaaagtaacctttaaaaatttaacctttataaaattttttcttaaaaaatttaattaaagaattaaaatcgAAAAATGCTGGGTTTTCTTTGCTCATACTTGCAAAGAATATCTTTAGAAGAATATTCAAGAAGCTGGCAACGTTGGAGGGAGGCTTTGAATATTGAACTGTGTTCAAACCATGTTCAAATTTTGAACCATGAACTGCtagaaataaactaaattaaaattttacaagaTAAGTGAAAATtagagtgcctggtacatagagATTGATTTAGTCTGCCTGGTAAGAACCACCCGACTTCCATGATCAGCTTAGCATTGTTAATCCTGTAATATCTTACTCAGCATACAGTTGGTTGTATGTTATGGCAGGTGCAGACAAACAAAAgggtaacaaaaaaatttttatgatatattttctttgttataaGAAATTAGTCAATCGTATATGCAACTCTTTAAATTGGAAATTAAACTCTTGGATAAGTGgtgaatttttttcctataattatcACAAAATCGTTTGGTAAATCTTGCTGcctctttttgtttgcttttagttGACGCTGATGAAATTAAAAGGCTAGGAAAGAGATTTAAGAAGCTCGATTTGGACAATTCTGGTTCTTTGAGTGTGGAAGAGTTCATGTCTCTGCCTGAGTTACAACAGAATCCCTTAGTACAGCGAGTAATAGATATATTTGACACAGATGGGAATGGAGAAGTAGACTTTAAAGGTAAGgaagtagttttttttaaaactacaagtTAGATAATCTATGATTAGTCTGACAGCTCTGTGTACAAAAATGTCTGAAAAATTTAGTTTTTCTTCAATGTCTTTGTATTACTGGTTTTCTTATAAAGATAGATTACGTTCAAACCTCAAAATCTGTGATATATGAACCTTAATGGACTAATAAGATCTTTTACTTTTGGGGTCATAAATGATCAAATTACCCTTTAAGGTAATCTAAAAAAATAGGATTTactatttcttttgttgttagaAAATTAGTCTCACTTTAGGGAAACTTATAATATTAGAAGctacatttttaaaaccttttataaAAGAATGAGACTTAATACTaagtcagcaataaaaagtaaGCTGAAGTAATAAAGATATGAGTATTACCATAGAAAGGATTAATTTAGTTAATCTAGATGTTACAAAGACAGTAGTGCTTTTGCTAATATTAACCATTTGATTCTACActttaaagtaaataaacatttcatttcaCCAGGGAATCAACagattttgttattttagtttGAGGAATTGGATTATAAGTGAAGGGCTTTAAAACTGGTTATGATTTAGTGTTCATCAGGCAGTGAAGAAAAATGACCATTTGTTATGAAACTTCCAACAGTTTATTTAAATGATTCTGAATTTTGGAACCAgaaatccaaaattattttttttctgccaaacaacgtaaattttttttaaagccccctTTTGTCATATTCTAAGAAAAAAGAGTTAAATAGCTTAAAGAATATGTTTTTGAGTGTTATGCTCTGTAGcgtaagtaaatatttgtttaaattgaTTTGACTTTAGAGAACTCCAAGTTcagattaaaatgtatatatatagaacCTCATTTGTTGCGAAGTTTCAAATTTGGCTTTTTCAATTTTAAACACCGCtagtaatattttcttttgcagcaagaaaatatctttttgtgAGCATGTAggggtttgtgtgtatgtgtgtgtgtgtgtgtgtgtgtgtgtgtgtgtgtgtgtgtgtacgtattgtttttctttgtaaaaaattgAAACTTCTGATTTGTAAACACTTTTTATTCTTATTCAGAGTTCATTGAGGGAGTCTCTCAGTTCAGTGTCAAAGGAGATAAGGAACAGAAGTTGAGGTGTAAGTATTTCTCTTCACTGAGTTCATTCTCCCTCTTAGACCACTACCCCATACTGCATTATGacctccttttaaaatattctaaaagatGTCTTTTATTCTAGATCCTTAGTAAACATAACAAAAATTTTACATTCTGGAGAAAATCCTTTCTGGACATTTGcagtttgcattttttaatgatGTGTCATTGTTGCTTTTAGTTGGATAGAAGGAAAATAGAATTTCCTTCTACAGCCATATGAATTACATGTCTTAgataagagatttattttaattgaagtatagttgatgtacagtgttttataagttacaggtgtacaatatagtgattcacaattttaaagattatattccatttatagttattataaaatgttggcatGAAAGTGAGAAGAAATGCTCTAATGTGATTAGGTTAACTTCATTTACACTCGTATTCAGAATTATTTAGCCAGAAGTCCACTATTTTGGTTTACGTAGGCTGCCTCTATCATAGGGAACATCTGATATCTTTTTCAAGcattcagctctttttttttttttaaaaaacatctttattggagtataattgctttacaatggtgtgttagtttctgcagctCTTAACTAGAGAGATGTTGTATTTAATAACAGTTCTCTGAGGTGCTGGCTATATGCAAACATCCTTTGCAAACGAACTCTTTTTGatataaatgagaataatagtaataacagttGCTGTCTTTGATTGTATATTATCTCATTCAGTACTGTAAAGAACCTGGGAGGTTAGAACTATTATTAGCCCCAATTTTATATGTGCAGAAAATGAAGCTTAGGAAGGGTAAATAACTTACCTCTAGGCTACACTAAttggccaaagcagtcttgactCCATAGCCCatatactctctttttttttttaaagatttttttttatgtagacctttttttttttttaatttttggctgcattgggtctttgttgctgtgcgtgggctttctctagttgcggctagcgggggctactctttgttgcagtgcatgggcttctcattgtggtggcttctcttgttgcagagcatgggctttagcacgtgggcttcagtagttgtggcgcacaggctcagtagttgtgactcgcgggctctagagcgcaggctcagtagttgtggcgtacgggcttagctgctccgtggcatgtgggatcttccaggaccacggcttgaacccgtgtctcctgcactggcaggcggattcagggaagcccaatgtggaccatttttaaagtctttattgaatttgttacattgttgcttttgttttatgttttggttttttggccgtgaggcatgtgggatcttagctccccaaccagagatcaaacctaccccgtgcattggaaggtgaagtcttaaccactggactgccagggaagtcccatagccCATATATTCTTAACCATTTTCACCTAAAGACATCTCTGGGTAGGAAGGAGCTGTCCTCATAGTAGAATTCTAATTGTTTGGCAGCTTATTGTTCTCTCTCTCATTGAAAGTATTCGTTTGTGATTGCCTTTGATTTTGCCATTGATTTTCCTTACTCTCTTTTTAGTTGCTTTCCGTATCTATGACATGGATAAAGATGGCTATATTTCCAATGGGGAACTCTTCCAGGTGCTGAAGATGATGGTGGGGAACAATCTGAAAGATACACAGTTACAGCAAATCGTGGACAAAA
This genomic stretch from Balaenoptera acutorostrata chromosome 12, mBalAcu1.1, whole genome shotgun sequence harbors:
- the PPP3R1 gene encoding calcineurin subunit B type 1, whose product is MGNEASYPLEMCSHFDADEIKRLGKRFKKLDLDNSGSLSVEEFMSLPELQQNPLVQRVIDIFDTDGNGEVDFKEFIEGVSQFSVKGDKEQKLRFAFRIYDMDKDGYISNGELFQVLKMMVGNNLKDTQLQQIVDKTIINADKDGDGRISFEEFCAVVGGLDIHKKMVVDV